In Thunnus thynnus chromosome 11, fThuThy2.1, whole genome shotgun sequence, the following proteins share a genomic window:
- the rabl3 gene encoding rab-like protein 3 — protein MASLDRVKVLVLGDSGVGKSSLVHLLCQNQVLGNPSWTVGCSVDVRVQDYKEGTPEEKTYYIELWDVGGSVGSASSVKSTRAVFYNSVNGIILVHDLTNKKSSQNLYRWSLEALNKDSSPTGVIVSNGDYDREQFAENPVPLLLIGTKFDQIPENKRNEVLTRTAFLSEDFNAEEINLDCTNPRYLAAGTSNAVKLSRFFDKVIEKRYFTRDPSQMTGFTDRKRFNFKSLHYD, from the exons ATGGCTTCTCTTGACAGGGTAAAGGTCTTAGTTTTAGGAGATTCCG GGGTGGGAAAGTCTTCCTTAGTCCATCTGCTATGTCAGAACCAGGTTTTAGGAAATCCATCATGGACTGTTGGCTGCTCTGTAGATGTACGG GTTCAGGACTATAAGGAGGGAACCCCGGAGGAGAAAACCTACTACATTGAACTGTGGGATGTTGGAGGATCTGTTGGCAGTGCTAGCAGTGTCAAAAGCACCAGAGCTGTCTTTTACAATTCAGTTAATG GGATTATATTGGTGCACGATTTGACAAATAAGAAATCCTCTCAGAATCTCTACCGCTGGTCACTAGAGGCTTTGAACAAGGATTCCTCTCCAACAGGAGTCATTGTCTCAAATGG TGACTACGACCGAGAGCAGTTTGCTGAGAACCCAGTGCCTTTGTTGCTGATTGGCACCAAGTTTGACCAGATCCCAGAGAACAAACGCAATGAAGTTCTCACCCGGACGGCCTTCTTGTCTGAGGACTTCAACGCAGAGGAGATCAATCTC gaCTGCACCAACCCAAGATACCTTGCTGCAGGCACGTCAAATGCAGTGAAACTTAGCCGATTCTTTGATAAG GTAATAGAGAAGAGATATTTCACAAGAGATCCAAGTCAG ATGACGGgtttcacagacagaaaacGGTTCAACTTCAAAAGTTTGCACTATgactga
- the LOC137192461 gene encoding granzyme B-like, with translation MIHAYCIIFVFQLLSLTGAMESSIVGGKVAKPHSRPYMASLQIRESRDHKCGGMLIREDFVLTAAHCKIPEQMTVVLGAHNIKKKEKSQQRIEAEYIPHPKYKEFDNDIMLLKLKKKATLNKYVKTIGLPKKDEEIQANIECDVAGWGKTGRKDKPSKVLKETTEKIQDSAKCKNIWDTYFDRKQMICTTFTKKKRGICQGDSGGPLICNTKLQGITAFTYRNVCDDSNYPHVFTKIKFFLPWIEKVMQGSGDVV, from the exons ATGATACATGCATATTGCATTATATTTGTCTTCCAGCTGCTCTCCCTCACTG GGGCTATGGAGAGCAGCATAGTGGGCGGTAAGGTTGCAAAGCCTCACTCCAGACCCTACATGGCATCACTGCAGATCCGTGAAAGTAGAGATCATAAATGTGGTGGGATGCTTATTCGGGAAGACTTTGTCCTAACTGCAGCACACTGCAAAAT TCCTGAGCAAATGACGGTGGTACTTGGAGcacataacataaaaaagaaagagaaaagtcaGCAACGGATCGAAGCGGAGTACATTCCACATCCAAAATACAAAGAATTCGATAATGACATTATGCTACTTAAG ttaaaaaagaaaGCCACACTTAATAAGTATGTGAAGACCATTGGACTTCCTAAGAAAGACGAGGAAATTCAAGCCAACATTGAATGTGATGTTGCTGGCTGGGGCAAAACTGGCCGCAAGGATAAACCATCAAAAGTACTGAAGGAGACCACGGAGAAGATTCAAGACAGTGCCAAGTGCAAAAACATATGGGATACATACTTCGATCGTAAACAAATGATATGCACCACATttaccaaaaagaaaagagggattTGCCAG GGTGATTCTGGAGGACCACTTATCTGCAACACCAAGCTTCAAGGGATAACAGCTTTCACCTACAGAAATGTTTGTGATGATAGCAATTATCCCCATGTCTTCACTAAAATCAAGTTCTTTCTCCCCTGGATTGAGAAAGTGATGCAGGGATCGGGGGATGTTGTGTGA